DNA from Methanomassiliicoccales archaeon:
TTGCGGCCTTCGAGCAGCGCGGCCACCTTGGGTATGAGCGATCCCGCCTCCTCCACGACCATCCTGGCCAGCTGACGCCCCTCTAGAAATTCCATGGATACGGCTGAAACGCCTGGTAGGCCGGCAAGTCCCTGCCGCTGTCCTTCTCCGATATCGCGGGCCTCCACCTCGATGACCGTATCGTTGCGCACCGATTCCTTCATGGAGAAAGGGGATCCCAGGGCCTTTATCTGACCATCTGAAATGATGGCCAGGCGATCGCAAAGCTCGTCCGCCTCGAACATGTAGTGGGTCGTCAGCATGATGGTCATGCCTTTACGCGACAGCTCACGTATGAGCGCACGGGTCTCCCGGGCTATCTCCGGGTCCAGACCCAAGGTGGGCTCGTCCAGGAAGAGCATCTCCGGATCGTTGACCAGCCCCCTCGCCAAATGCAATCGCTGCTTCATCCCCCGAGAATAGTTCTCCACCCGAATGTCCGCCGCGTCGCTCAGACCGACCTGGTCCAGCAGCTCCTGGACCTTGGTCTTCTTCCTTTCCCTCGGCACTCTGTACATGTCCGAGAAGAAATCCAGGTTCTGTCTTCCGGTCAGGCGAAAGTACAACCCCCGCTCACCCCCGGACACCAGATTGATCCTCGGCCGCAGCTTGACCGCGTCCTTGACGACGTCCAACCCCAGGACGGTGGCCTTGCCGGAGGTGGGTATCAGCAGGGTGGAGAGCATCTTGATGGTGGTGGTCTTGCCGGCACCATTGGGTCCGAGCAGCCCGAATATCTCACCACGGCGGACCTCGAAGTCCACTCGGTCCACCGCAAGTTTCTCTCTCCCTCCGTCCCCGAGGAGACGCCTCGCCGCCGGATAGACCTTGGTGAGGTCCTTCACGGAGATGACCGTCTCGCTCCCATCGTTCATGGGGGGATGGATGATATATCCAATATAATGACCTTACCCCTGACTGGTCAGCTTCCGCAGCACGGCCTGTAATATGCCCCCGTTGCGGTAATAGTCCACCTCTACCGGGGTGTCCAGACGGGCCTCGGCCTGGAACTCGATCACTTTCGCCCCCTTCATGGCCTTGACGGTGACCACGGCCCTGGGCCTAAGTTCGTCGATCTCCACATCGTACTCCTCGCTGCCATCTAAGCCTAACGACGAAGCGCTCTGTCCAGAGGTGAACTGCAAGGGCAGTACGCCCATCCCCACCAGGTTGCTGCGGTGTATGCGCTCGAAGGATTCGGCGATGACCGCTTTCACTCCCAGTAAATGCGGGCCTTTGGCCGCCCAGTCCCGGGAACTGCCGGTGCCGTACTCCTTTCCGGCCAGGACGATCAACGGCACGTTCCTCCGCCGATATTCCCGGGCAGCGGAGAAGATGTCCATGACCTGGTCCTCAGGCTGAAGGGCGGTAAGGTCTCCCTCCCTGCCTTTGGCCATGGCGTTCTTGAGACGGATGTTGGCGAACGTCCCCCGCATCATGACCTCGTGGTTGCCGCGCCGGGAACCGTAGGAGTTGAACGCATTCTCCTTCACTCCCAATGACAACAGGTACTTGCCCGCTACACTTGCGGCCGAAAACCCTCCCGCCGGAGAGATGTGATCGGTGGTTATGCTGTCACCTAGTACCGCCAGCGCCCTGGCCCCGCGTATCTTCTTCGGTTCCTTGGCCTTGGCGGTCATACCCTCGAAGAAAGGTACCTTCCGGATATAGGTCGAGTATGGCTCCCATTTGAACGTTTTACCTTTCGGCGCCGGTACCTTGTTCCAGAGATCGCTGCCCTGGAAGACGGTGGAGTAGGCTTGGCGATACATCCTCTCGTCAACATTGGTCAAGGCGGCGTTCACCTCTTTCGGCGAGGGCCAAATATCGTTCAGGTAGACCGGGTCGCCGTTGGGGTCGGTGCCCAGCGGGTCCTTCTCCATATTCAGGTCGACGCGTCCGGCGATGGCGAAAGCGACAACCAGGGGCGGGGACGCCAGGTAATTGGCCTTGACGTAGGGAGAGATGCGTCCCTCGAAGTTGCGGTTTCCCGAAAGCACCGCCGCCACGGTTAGGTCGTGCTTGACGATGTCCGCCGCCAGATCGTCCCGGGTCGGTCCGCTGTTGCCGATGCAGGTCAGGCAGCCGTATCCCACCACATGGAAGCCCATGGCCTCCAGGTAGGGCATCAGGCCGGCCTTCTGTAAATACGCGGTCACGGCCCGGCTGCCCGGCGCCAGACTGGTCTTGACATTGGGGTTAGGTCTCAGACCCCGTTCCACCGCCTTCTTGGCCAGCAGCCCAGCGGTCATCATGACCGACGGGTTGGACGTATTGGTGCAGGAGGTGATGGAGGCGATGAGCACGTCGCCGTCCTTCATCACCTCACCTTTCTTCGCTCCTCCCTGCTTGCTGACCAGTTCATCGAACTTTTCCTTCATCATGCTGAGATCGATGCGGTCCTGCGGCCTCTTCGGCCCGGCCAAGGACCTGACCACCCTGCTGAGGTCCAGCTCCAGATAGTCGCTGTAATCCGGTTCCTGCCCTTCGTAGAAAAGCCCCTGTTCCCGGCAATAGGTCTCGACCAGCTCGCAAAGGTCCTTCCTGCCGGTCTTCCGCAGATAGGCCACGGTCACCTCGTCCACCGGGAAGAATCCCATGGTGGCACCGTACTCAGGCGCCATGTTGGCCAAGGTCGCCCTGTCCGGCAGGGATAGGTTCTTGATCCCCGGTCCGTAGAACTCCACAAATTTGCCTACGACCCCTTCCTTGCGCAGCATCTCCACCACTGTCAGCACCATATCGGTGGCGGTGACCCCCTTCGGTAGCTTGCCCTTCAGTTTGAACCCCACGACCTGAGGCAAGGGCATATAATAGGGCTGGCCCAGCATGACCGCCTCGGCCTCGATGCCGCCGACGCCCCATCCCACCACTCCCAATCCGTTTATCTGGGTGGTGTGGGAGTCAGTGCCGAATACGGAATCGGGATAGGCAACGCCTTTTCGCTTCCATACCACCGGCGCCAGGCACTCCAGGTTTACCTGGTGGATGATGCCGTTCCCCGGGGGCACCACACGGAAGTTGTCGAAGCTTCCCTGGGCCCACTTCAATAGGGAATAGCGCTCGCGGTTCCGCTGCATCTCCACTTCCTCGTTCCGCTCCTGGGCGTAACAGGTGCCATGGTAATCGGTCTGCACCGAGTGGTCTATGGTGAGGTCTACAGGTACCATCGGATTGATGAGGGAGGGATCGCCGCCCAGCTCTTTCATGGCGTCCCGCATGGCGGCGAGATCGACGACCGAAGGCACCCCGGTGAAATCCTGCAGCACCACCCGGGCGGGAATGAACGGTATGTCCACTCCTTCGTCCCCGGCGGGTGTCCAGGACATGATCTTTCGGATGTCGTCCGCGGTGACGAGCACTCCGTCCTCCTGTCTCAGCAGCGATTCTAAAATGACCTTGATGGAGAAGGGGAAACCTTCCACCTTCTCTCCCATCTTCTTCAGGGAATAGAACTGTAGCGTCCCGTCGTTCAGTTGAAGCGCGCTCTTGGTCTTAAAGGAGTCAACAGGTGGTACCATTTTGCTCTATTGGCAGTAAGCGGTCATGCTTTTAAAGGATTGCAAGGGGACGGGCAAAGAATATTATGGCGATAGAGGGGTTCACCGATTGGATGATTAATCCAATTGAGCCGGTCCAGAACGATTCTGAGGGCAATTACAATGACCACGTCGGTGTTTTACGCTCACAGATGACCAGGGGGCTCATCCGCGGGGATAGGGAGTGCGCCAACTTCCCCTGTCATCACGCCGATCAGAACTGCACCTTCTGTTTCTGTCCACTATATCCCTGTGAGGACCCACTGTTGGGTACGTTCGTCACATCCCGCCGGACCGGTGGCCGGGTGTGGTCATGCCAGAGCTGTCTTTGGATGCACCGGGACGACGTGGCCGCCTCGCTCTTCGAGATCATGCCGGAGGTGGGACCCGCAGGTCTGGACCTGGCGACACGAAGGGACCTGAAGGCATCGTTAGATAGGAAGCACCGCCGCCGGGCCAAGGCCATCATGGTGCTCGGCGCGACGTCAGGCGCCGGAAAATCGTTGATGGTGACGGCGTTATGTAGGGCGTTCCGCAACCGCGGTCTCACCGTCGCCCCGTTCAAGTCCCAGAACATGTCCCTGAACTCCATGGTGACCGAGCGCGGGGAAGAGATCGCCCGCATACAGGAACTGCAGGCTCGGGCGGCGGGAACGAGGCCCAGGGGAGAACTCAACCCCATATTGCTGAAGCCCAAGGGGGGCGTAATCTCTCAGGTAGTGGTCGAAGGCCGCCCCTACCGGGACACC
Protein-coding regions in this window:
- a CDS encoding ABC transporter ATP-binding protein, giving the protein MNDGSETVISVKDLTKVYPAARRLLGDGGREKLAVDRVDFEVRRGEIFGLLGPNGAGKTTTIKMLSTLLIPTSGKATVLGLDVVKDAVKLRPRINLVSGGERGLYFRLTGRQNLDFFSDMYRVPRERKKTKVQELLDQVGLSDAADIRVENYSRGMKQRLHLARGLVNDPEMLFLDEPTLGLDPEIARETRALIRELSRKGMTIMLTTHYMFEADELCDRLAIISDGQIKALGSPFSMKESVRNDTVIEVEARDIGEGQRQGLAGLPGVSAVSMEFLEGRQLARMVVEEAGSLIPKVAALLEGRKVISIRVDQPTLEDAYIKMVNGK
- the acnA gene encoding aconitate hydratase AcnA produces the protein MVPPVDSFKTKSALQLNDGTLQFYSLKKMGEKVEGFPFSIKVILESLLRQEDGVLVTADDIRKIMSWTPAGDEGVDIPFIPARVVLQDFTGVPSVVDLAAMRDAMKELGGDPSLINPMVPVDLTIDHSVQTDYHGTCYAQERNEEVEMQRNRERYSLLKWAQGSFDNFRVVPPGNGIIHQVNLECLAPVVWKRKGVAYPDSVFGTDSHTTQINGLGVVGWGVGGIEAEAVMLGQPYYMPLPQVVGFKLKGKLPKGVTATDMVLTVVEMLRKEGVVGKFVEFYGPGIKNLSLPDRATLANMAPEYGATMGFFPVDEVTVAYLRKTGRKDLCELVETYCREQGLFYEGQEPDYSDYLELDLSRVVRSLAGPKRPQDRIDLSMMKEKFDELVSKQGGAKKGEVMKDGDVLIASITSCTNTSNPSVMMTAGLLAKKAVERGLRPNPNVKTSLAPGSRAVTAYLQKAGLMPYLEAMGFHVVGYGCLTCIGNSGPTRDDLAADIVKHDLTVAAVLSGNRNFEGRISPYVKANYLASPPLVVAFAIAGRVDLNMEKDPLGTDPNGDPVYLNDIWPSPKEVNAALTNVDERMYRQAYSTVFQGSDLWNKVPAPKGKTFKWEPYSTYIRKVPFFEGMTAKAKEPKKIRGARALAVLGDSITTDHISPAGGFSAASVAGKYLLSLGVKENAFNSYGSRRGNHEVMMRGTFANIRLKNAMAKGREGDLTALQPEDQVMDIFSAAREYRRRNVPLIVLAGKEYGTGSSRDWAAKGPHLLGVKAVIAESFERIHRSNLVGMGVLPLQFTSGQSASSLGLDGSEEYDVEIDELRPRAVVTVKAMKGAKVIEFQAEARLDTPVEVDYYRNGGILQAVLRKLTSQG